Sequence from the Cytophagia bacterium CHB2 genome:
CAGATCAGGAAGTGTTCGAAGGCCGCGATCGCAAAACCGGCGCGCCCAAATGGACCGCCACGCGCGTCGATCTCGTCTTTGGTTCCAACTCCGAGCTGCGCGCCCTGGCAGAAGTCTATGCCAGCGCGGACGCGCAGGAAAAGTTCGTTCATGACTTTGTCGCGGTGTGGGACAAGGTGATGAACCTGGATCGCTTCGAGTTGGCGTGATTCTTTGTTGAAGTTTTGGTCTCCTATGGCGGTTCAGTCGCATGCGAAGCGTGCCGGCTGAGCCGCCAGTCAATATCCGCAGTAAGCTGGCTGGAGTCTGCCCAGAGCTGCTTAGAAAACAGAACCGCATATTTCACCTTGCAAAATCAAGCCACTTTCTTTTTGAACGATTTTATTTTCGCATATTCGGCCTTATTTGATTGCAGGGTTTTCCACATATCATAGTTGATCTGGAGCCCCATACAAAAATCCGCGGTTGTATTGAAAAATCTTGCCAAACGAAATGCAGTATCCGGGGTAACCGATCTCTTGCCCAAAATGATTTCATTGATGCGCACACGAGTAACGCCAATCGCATCCGCAAGTTGTTGTTGGGTAAGGTTCAATGGTTCAAGAAACTCATAGCGGATTATCTCGCCGGGGTGCGTCGGTTGTCGATATTGGGGTAACATTGTGATTATCCTCTTCAAT
This genomic interval carries:
- a CDS encoding HigA family addiction module antidote protein — its product is MLPQYRQPTHPGEIIRYEFLEPLNLTQQQLADAIGVTRVRINEIILGKRSVTPDTAFRLARFFNTTADFCMGLQINYDMWKTLQSNKAEYAKIKSFKKKVA